A DNA window from Candidatus Omnitrophota bacterium contains the following coding sequences:
- a CDS encoding NUDIX hydrolase, giving the protein MGYLDYISNKLKSPFLTVDAIISVEGGVVVIKRSNPPFGWALPGGFVDYGESLEEAVRREMKEETSLDLLDLKQFHTYSDPGRDPRFHTVCTVFTAKGKGTPEAGDDAAGIKLITPQDLESLDFAFDHRNILKEYFCSLKKG; this is encoded by the coding sequence CTGGGGTATTTGGATTATATATCCAACAAGCTGAAATCTCCGTTCCTGACCGTTGACGCGATCATCTCTGTTGAGGGAGGGGTAGTCGTTATTAAACGGAGCAATCCTCCTTTTGGCTGGGCTTTGCCCGGAGGCTTCGTGGATTACGGGGAAAGCCTGGAAGAAGCGGTAAGGCGGGAGATGAAAGAAGAGACCAGCCTTGATCTGTTAGATCTGAAACAGTTCCACACTTATTCCGATCCCGGACGCGACCCGCGTTTTCACACCGTCTGCACGGTTTTTACCGCGAAAGGCAAAGGCACGCCTGAAGCCGGCGATGACGCGGCGGGGATCAAGTTGATAACTCCGCAGGACCTGGAAAGCCTGGATTTCGCTTTTGACCACCGCAACATACTAAAAGAATATTTCTGCAGTCTTAAGAAGGGTTAA
- a CDS encoding thermonuclease family protein, whose amino-acid sequence MFRITMDIRTIPVLVLLVAFFTVIPFFYGCDPSNAGISATGEFSLPWGRTYNYEDILVTRVIDGDTLKLENGKRVRLIGIDTPEMHESAKLDRDSQRSGQDKKAIQAMGRRSSDFTKGLIEGKRVRLEFDVERLDRYDRILAYVYLGDGTFVNAEIIKQGYASLMTYPPNVRHVDIFKQLYREARENNRGLWKE is encoded by the coding sequence ATGTTTAGAATAACGATGGATATCCGCACAATACCGGTTTTGGTTTTATTGGTCGCTTTTTTTACGGTTATCCCTTTCTTTTACGGTTGTGATCCTTCCAATGCGGGGATATCCGCAACAGGCGAATTTTCGCTGCCTTGGGGCAGGACATACAATTATGAGGATATCCTGGTAACCCGGGTTATCGACGGGGACACGCTTAAACTGGAGAACGGAAAGCGGGTCAGGTTGATAGGGATCGATACCCCGGAGATGCACGAGTCGGCGAAACTGGACAGGGATAGCCAGAGAAGCGGGCAGGACAAGAAGGCCATTCAGGCTATGGGCAGAAGATCGTCCGATTTCACTAAAGGCCTGATTGAGGGCAAGCGGGTGCGCCTGGAATTCGATGTGGAAAGGCTCGATAGATATGACCGTATTCTGGCGTATGTTTATTTGGGTGACGGGACTTTTGTGAACGCGGAAATAATAAAACAGGGATATGCCTCTTTGATGACTTATCCGCCTAACGTAAGGCATGTGGATATATTTAAACAGCTGTATCGGGAAGCCAGGGAAAATAACCGGGGTTTGTGGAAAGAGTAA
- a CDS encoding DUF3786 domain-containing protein yields MGYAVAINKAWEELAGLSGGGARQVKFFSDVYSVDFSARMVSFLPSQAAAKDFTAVLILHYAIRELKGLKPLANEWISFKELSGGEAYYPAFRKRAIDPIIRKYGDDPVGLYSNLDRLSGKKAVGADAGIVIEAFSGVPVMVLVWKADEEFSAEANLLFDRGISGLFSTEDIAVLSGYITKYV; encoded by the coding sequence ATGGGTTACGCCGTCGCTATCAATAAGGCTTGGGAAGAATTAGCAGGTTTATCTGGGGGCGGGGCCAGGCAGGTCAAGTTCTTTTCGGATGTTTATTCAGTCGATTTTTCCGCCCGAATGGTCTCGTTCCTGCCATCGCAAGCTGCGGCGAAGGATTTTACCGCGGTCTTGATCCTGCATTACGCGATACGCGAATTAAAAGGGCTTAAGCCTTTGGCAAACGAATGGATCTCTTTTAAGGAATTATCCGGCGGTGAGGCGTATTACCCCGCTTTTCGTAAAAGGGCGATAGACCCGATAATCCGTAAATACGGTGATGACCCGGTTGGTTTGTATTCGAATCTGGACAGGCTTAGCGGCAAAAAAGCGGTTGGCGCTGACGCCGGTATTGTCATAGAGGCATTCAGCGGCGTGCCGGTGATGGTTTTGGTCTGGAAAGCGGATGAGGAGTTCAGCGCCGAGGCTAATCTTCTTTTTGACCGCGGTATCAGCGGTCTTTTTAGCACCGAAGACATCGCTGTGCTGTCCGGGTATATCACGAAATATGTTTAG
- a CDS encoding YjbQ family protein, whose product REVVVAVTKGKLDFGPWEQIFYAEFDGRRRKRVLVKIIGE is encoded by the coding sequence AGGGAGGTAGTAGTGGCGGTCACTAAAGGGAAGCTTGACTTTGGACCCTGGGAACAGATCTTCTACGCGGAATTCGACGGCCGGCGCAGGAAGCGGGTGTTGGTCAAGATAATCGGGGAATAA
- a CDS encoding DEAD/DEAH box helicase: MIYDRFQQEAINFINEGHSVIVSAPTGAGKTVIAEHVIRSCLEKRVGVIYTAPIKALSNQKFRDFQGQFNQDIGILTGDVSLNADAPVLIMTTEIFRNKVLDEPESLKKYSWIIYDEIHYLDNYERGTVWEESLIFLPKHMRLLGLSATIPNIKQLADWIQSIHQKPVKIVVEDNRPVPLHFLYQYANQITDRVTRPQRFAYAKSNKLSNLTNHLRNTEGLPCIYFVFGRRRAEDLAFDLSADNFLNSREQAQIVRMYEDLCERFDLKHETSATRMLPLIRRGIAFHHAGMLPTLKEVVERLFTSKLLKVIFTTETFALGINMPSRSVIFDDLKKFYGRYIRVLKTRDFYQMAGRAGRRGMDKEGFVYCRVNPNRISPEDVKKVIYNKPEPVNSQLNTSYATILNLYQKYKEELFSTYTLSFHYFQSRKNQRQQALKLMEAKLNLLKNMGYIKNGELTQKGKFARTVYGYELLLSELYEQGVFEQLDEFGLGIIAAAMVFEPRKNQEILSMSKNARRIRTGSEQIYAEIREKETAFRIFPQCKLPYFHLSQAMEYWLRGTEFANILQFTDTDEGEIIRYFRMAIQILREIQDNPVSSALLKARIKETIRVINRGIVDAEKQLRES; encoded by the coding sequence ATGATTTACGACCGTTTTCAACAAGAAGCTATCAATTTCATAAATGAAGGCCATTCGGTGATCGTATCCGCCCCCACGGGCGCGGGCAAGACCGTTATCGCCGAGCATGTCATCAGAAGCTGCCTGGAGAAAAGGGTCGGGGTGATATATACCGCGCCGATCAAAGCCCTTTCTAACCAGAAATTCCGCGATTTCCAGGGACAGTTCAACCAGGATATCGGGATACTTACCGGCGACGTCTCCCTGAACGCGGACGCGCCGGTATTGATAATGACCACCGAGATCTTCCGCAACAAGGTGCTGGATGAACCGGAAAGCCTTAAAAAATACTCCTGGATCATCTATGACGAAATCCATTACCTGGATAATTACGAACGGGGCACGGTTTGGGAGGAATCCTTGATATTCCTCCCCAAACATATGCGCCTGCTCGGGCTGTCAGCCACCATCCCCAACATAAAACAGTTGGCTGACTGGATCCAGTCCATACATCAGAAACCGGTAAAGATAGTCGTCGAAGATAACCGGCCTGTGCCTTTGCATTTTCTCTACCAATATGCCAATCAAATAACCGACAGGGTCACCCGGCCGCAAAGGTTCGCTTATGCCAAATCCAATAAATTGTCGAACCTGACTAATCACCTGCGCAATACAGAAGGCCTACCCTGCATATACTTCGTATTCGGGCGCAGGCGCGCTGAAGATCTGGCCTTTGACCTCTCCGCCGATAATTTCCTTAATTCCAGGGAACAGGCGCAGATCGTTAGGATGTATGAGGATCTGTGCGAGCGTTTCGACCTGAAGCACGAAACAAGCGCCACCCGCATGCTCCCTCTGATCCGCCGAGGCATAGCCTTTCACCACGCCGGGATGCTTCCCACTCTTAAAGAGGTAGTGGAAAGGCTCTTCACCAGCAAACTGCTTAAAGTGATATTCACCACCGAAACCTTTGCCCTGGGGATAAATATGCCCAGCCGCTCGGTCATATTCGACGACCTGAAAAAATTCTACGGCAGGTACATCCGGGTGTTGAAGACGCGGGATTTTTACCAGATGGCCGGGCGGGCGGGAAGGCGCGGAATGGACAAGGAAGGTTTTGTTTATTGCCGGGTAAACCCCAACAGGATAAGCCCGGAAGACGTCAAAAAAGTGATCTACAACAAGCCCGAGCCGGTAAACAGCCAGTTGAACACATCATACGCCACCATATTGAACCTTTACCAGAAATATAAAGAAGAGCTTTTCAGCACATATACGCTGTCTTTCCATTATTTCCAGAGCCGGAAAAACCAGCGGCAGCAGGCGTTGAAATTAATGGAGGCGAAACTCAATCTTCTCAAAAATATGGGTTATATCAAGAACGGCGAATTGACCCAAAAAGGCAAATTCGCCCGGACGGTCTACGGCTACGAGTTGCTCCTATCAGAGCTTTATGAACAGGGAGTATTTGAACAACTGGATGAATTCGGGTTAGGGATAATCGCAGCGGCCATGGTTTTTGAACCGCGCAAGAACCAGGAAATACTGAGCATGTCCAAGAACGCCCGCAGGATCAGGACCGGATCCGAGCAGATCTACGCCGAGATCAGGGAAAAGGAAACCGCGTTCAGGATATTCCCGCAGTGCAAACTCCCCTACTTCCACCTCTCTCAAGCCATGGAATACTGGCTGCGCGGCACCGAATTCGCCAATATCCTGCAGTTTACCGATACCGATGAAGGAGAGATAATCCGTTATTTCCGGATGGCGATCCAGATCTTAAGGGAAATACAGGATAATCCGGTTTCTTCGGCTTTGTTAAAAGCAAGGATCAAAGAGACTATCCGCGTGATCAACCGCGGCATAGTGGATGCGGAAAAACAACTGCGCGAGAGTTAA